A genome region from Clostridium pasteurianum includes the following:
- a CDS encoding NAD(P)/FAD-dependent oxidoreductase: MNYQLIVVGGGPAGLAAAYEAYNNGIKNILILERDKELGGILNQCIHNGFGLHTFKEELTGPEYANRFIEMVKDTGIEVKLNTMVLEITKDKRVYAINSEEGYMELQAEAIILSMGCRERTRGAINIPGDRPSGVFTAGSAQRYINVEGYMPGKEVLILGSGDIGLIMARRMTLEGAKVKAVVELCPYSNGLNRNIVQCLNDYDIPLYLSHTVVDIIGKERVEKVIIAKVDENKRPIKGTEKEFKVDTLLLSVGLIPENELSSNAGIELDRRTNGLRVTESMETSVDGIFACGNVVHVHDLVDFVTEESKRTGASAARYIKHELKKDKYVNVVNGKNVNYTVPQKLNTDDVQDKLTIFMRVNNIYHNKVLVVRSGDTIIAKFKRANLAPSEMEKIVLSKVLLDKIKDDVTISLEDGE, from the coding sequence GGGACCAGCAGGACTTGCAGCTGCTTATGAAGCATATAATAATGGAATAAAAAATATTTTGATTTTGGAAAGAGATAAAGAATTAGGTGGAATACTAAATCAGTGTATTCATAATGGTTTTGGTCTTCATACCTTTAAAGAGGAGCTTACAGGACCTGAGTATGCAAATAGATTTATTGAAATGGTTAAAGATACAGGTATAGAAGTTAAGCTTAATACTATGGTATTAGAAATAACAAAAGACAAAAGGGTTTATGCAATAAATTCAGAAGAAGGATATATGGAACTTCAAGCTGAAGCCATAATTCTTTCAATGGGCTGTAGGGAGAGAACTAGAGGTGCAATTAATATACCAGGAGATAGACCTTCAGGAGTATTTACTGCTGGTTCAGCACAGAGATACATTAATGTAGAAGGGTATATGCCAGGTAAAGAGGTTCTTATATTAGGATCAGGCGATATAGGACTTATAATGGCAAGAAGAATGACACTTGAAGGTGCAAAAGTTAAAGCAGTTGTTGAATTGTGTCCATATTCTAACGGATTAAATAGAAATATAGTGCAGTGCTTAAATGATTACGATATACCGCTATATTTATCACATACGGTAGTAGATATTATTGGTAAAGAAAGAGTTGAAAAAGTAATAATAGCTAAAGTTGATGAAAATAAAAGACCTATTAAAGGAACTGAAAAAGAGTTTAAGGTAGATACATTATTATTATCAGTTGGATTAATTCCTGAAAATGAATTATCATCTAATGCTGGAATAGAACTCGACAGAAGGACAAATGGCTTAAGAGTTACAGAAAGTATGGAAACATCTGTGGATGGAATATTTGCTTGTGGTAATGTGGTACATGTTCATGATTTAGTTGATTTTGTAACAGAAGAATCAAAACGCACAGGTGCTTCAGCTGCACGTTATATTAAGCATGAACTTAAAAAAGATAAATATGTAAATGTAGTGAATGGTAAAAATGTGAATTACACAGTGCCTCAGAAGCTTAATACGGATGATGTTCAAGATAAGCTAACTATATTTATGAGAGTAAACAATATATATCATAATAAAGTATTAGTAGTTAGAAGCGGTGATACAATTATAGCCAAATTTAAGAGAGCTAATTTAGCACCATCAGAAATGGAGAAAATAGTTTTGAGTAAAGTGCTGCTTGATAAAATAAAAGATGATGTAACAATATCATTAGAGGATGGTGAGTAG
- a CDS encoding DUF1667 domain-containing protein — MERELICICCPRGCHLKVDDKNLIVSGNNCPRGAEYGVNEVTNPVRIITSTVKVNGESAAVVPVKTQNAIPKGLTMKCMDEINKVSVNTPIKIGDVIIKNVLGTGVNIIATKNVEK; from the coding sequence ATGGAAAGGGAGTTAATATGCATATGTTGTCCTAGGGGATGTCATTTAAAAGTTGATGATAAAAATTTAATTGTAAGTGGAAATAATTGCCCTAGGGGAGCGGAGTATGGAGTTAATGAAGTAACAAATCCAGTAAGAATAATAACTTCAACTGTAAAAGTAAATGGTGAGAGTGCAGCAGTAGTTCCAGTAAAGACTCAAAATGCAATACCAAAAGGTCTTACTATGAAATGCATGGATGAAATTAATAAAGTTAGTGTAAATACGCCTATTAAAATTGGCGATGTTATAATTAAAAATGTACTTGGAACTGGCGTTAATATTATTGCTACTAAGAATGTAGAGAAGTAA
- the hpf gene encoding ribosome hibernation-promoting factor, HPF/YfiA family — translation MKIVVSGRNIEVTQGLKEAVEKKLSKLERYFKPEVEAHVTLNVEKNRQIVEVTIPFNGVILRGEESNNDMYASIDIVSDKLERQVRKQKTKLERRKYSDSLRFQNIPDYHNKENDEAKIVKTKKFAIKPMSEEEAVLEMELLAHNFFVFENANSNEVNVVYKRKDGNYGLIEPEF, via the coding sequence ATGAAAATAGTAGTTAGTGGAAGAAATATTGAGGTTACTCAAGGACTTAAGGAAGCAGTCGAGAAGAAGCTATCAAAACTTGAAAGATACTTTAAACCTGAAGTAGAAGCACATGTAACATTAAATGTAGAAAAGAATAGACAAATTGTAGAAGTGACAATACCATTTAATGGTGTCATTTTAAGAGGAGAAGAGTCCAACAATGATATGTATGCTTCAATAGATATTGTTAGTGATAAACTTGAAAGACAAGTTAGAAAACAAAAAACAAAGCTAGAAAGAAGAAAATATTCGGATTCATTAAGATTCCAGAACATACCAGATTATCACAACAAAGAAAATGATGAGGCTAAAATAGTAAAAACTAAGAAATTTGCTATAAAGCCAATGTCAGAAGAAGAAGCTGTACTTGAAATGGAACTCTTAGCACATAATTTTTTCGTATTTGAAAATGCAAATTCTAATGAAGTAAATGTAGTATATAAACGAAAAGACGGAAATTATGGATTAATTGAACCAGAATTTTAA
- the secA gene encoding preprotein translocase subunit SecA, which translates to MGLLEKIFGTYSDREVKRIIPIVNKVDALDESMQALSDDDLKAKTAEFKQRYENGETLDDLLVEAFAVAREASSRVLGMKPFREQIIGGIVLHQGRISEMKTGEGKTLVATLPSYLNAISGKGVHVVTVNDYLAQRDMEWMGKLYNFLGLTTGVIVHDLDQQQRKEAYAADITYGTNNEFGFDYLRDNMVIYKEERVQRPFNFCIVDEVDSILIDEARTPLIISGEGEKSTEFYKVADNFAKMLKEEKDFTLDEKTNSAILTDDGVAKAEKYFHVDNYADPENMEIQHHTSQALRANYLMKRDKDYMVKGDEVIIVDEFTGRLMEGRRYSDGLHQAIEAKEGVKVQKESKTLATITFQNYFRMYNKLSGMTGTALTEELEFREIYGLDVVVIPTHKPIARVDAPDIVYKTEMGKFKAVVEDIVETHKKGQPVLVGTVSIEKSELVSSLLKKKGVKHQVLNAKYHEQEAEIISHAGEKGMVTIATNMAGRGTDIKLGEGVVELGGLKIIGTQRHESRRIDNQLRGRSGRQGDPGYSRFYVSLEDDLMRIFGSDKLKGMVEKLGLSDDDAIESKMVSSAIENAQKKVEGNNFDIRKTLIQYDDVMNKQREIIYKQRSEVLEGENLRDQIDLMAKDLINNAVASHISGIDEELEGDITKILDYLQDIYLPKGAVTVEELASMSDEEMKDKLYSIAKDMYDKKEEQFGSEQMRELERVILLRVVDTKWMDHIDSMEHLKQGIGLRAYKQQDPTQAYQMEGSEMFEEMVEAIKVETVKYLYHVQVEKAPERERVVNVEQVSYQGSDDGADTKKQPVRRKTKKIGRNDPCPCGSGKKYKDCCGRRA; encoded by the coding sequence ATGGGACTGTTAGAAAAGATATTTGGTACATACAGCGATAGGGAAGTTAAAAGAATCATCCCAATCGTTAATAAAGTAGATGCACTGGATGAGTCTATGCAAGCTTTAAGTGATGATGACTTAAAAGCCAAAACTGCTGAATTTAAGCAAAGATATGAGAACGGAGAAACACTTGATGATTTGCTTGTAGAGGCTTTTGCTGTAGCTAGAGAAGCTTCATCAAGAGTGCTTGGAATGAAGCCTTTTAGAGAACAAATTATAGGTGGTATTGTACTTCATCAGGGTAGAATTTCAGAAATGAAAACCGGTGAAGGAAAAACTTTGGTGGCAACTCTTCCTTCATATTTAAATGCCATTTCAGGAAAAGGTGTTCATGTAGTTACAGTAAATGATTACCTTGCACAAAGAGATATGGAATGGATGGGTAAATTATATAATTTCCTTGGATTAACCACAGGAGTAATTGTTCATGATCTTGACCAACAGCAAAGGAAGGAAGCTTATGCTGCTGATATAACTTATGGTACAAATAATGAATTTGGATTTGATTATTTAAGAGATAACATGGTTATATATAAAGAAGAGAGAGTTCAAAGACCTTTTAACTTCTGTATAGTCGATGAGGTTGACTCAATTTTAATTGATGAAGCTAGAACACCTCTTATAATATCAGGTGAAGGTGAGAAGTCTACTGAGTTTTATAAAGTGGCAGATAACTTTGCTAAAATGCTTAAAGAGGAAAAAGACTTTACTTTAGATGAGAAGACAAATTCTGCTATATTGACAGATGACGGAGTTGCAAAGGCAGAAAAATATTTCCACGTTGATAACTATGCTGATCCAGAGAACATGGAAATTCAGCATCATACTTCTCAAGCATTAAGAGCAAATTATTTGATGAAGCGTGATAAAGATTATATGGTAAAAGGCGATGAAGTAATAATCGTAGATGAATTCACTGGAAGACTTATGGAAGGTAGAAGATACAGTGATGGTCTTCACCAGGCAATAGAAGCAAAGGAAGGTGTTAAGGTTCAAAAAGAATCAAAGACACTTGCTACAATAACATTCCAGAACTATTTTAGAATGTATAATAAACTTTCAGGTATGACTGGTACCGCACTTACAGAGGAGTTAGAATTTAGAGAGATATATGGACTCGATGTAGTTGTAATTCCAACTCATAAACCAATAGCAAGAGTTGATGCACCAGATATTGTATATAAAACTGAAATGGGAAAATTTAAGGCCGTAGTTGAAGATATAGTTGAGACACATAAAAAAGGTCAGCCAGTACTTGTTGGTACTGTAAGTATAGAAAAGTCAGAACTAGTTTCTTCTTTACTAAAGAAAAAGGGAGTAAAGCATCAAGTTTTAAATGCAAAGTATCATGAGCAGGAAGCCGAGATAATATCACATGCAGGCGAAAAAGGCATGGTAACTATAGCAACTAATATGGCGGGCCGTGGTACTGATATAAAACTTGGAGAAGGAGTAGTAGAACTCGGAGGACTTAAGATAATAGGTACTCAGAGACATGAATCAAGGCGTATTGATAATCAGCTTAGAGGTCGTTCTGGTCGTCAGGGAGATCCAGGATATTCAAGATTTTATGTATCATTAGAAGATGATCTTATGAGAATATTTGGATCTGATAAACTAAAGGGCATGGTAGAAAAGCTTGGTTTAAGTGATGACGATGCAATAGAAAGTAAAATGGTAAGTTCAGCTATAGAAAATGCGCAAAAGAAAGTTGAAGGTAACAACTTTGATATAAGAAAAACTCTTATCCAGTATGATGATGTAATGAATAAGCAAAGAGAGATTATCTATAAACAGAGAAGTGAAGTTCTTGAGGGTGAAAACTTAAGAGATCAGATAGATTTAATGGCTAAAGATTTGATTAATAATGCTGTAGCTTCACATATCAGTGGTATTGATGAAGAACTTGAAGGTGATATTACAAAAATTTTAGATTATCTTCAAGATATATATCTTCCAAAGGGTGCAGTTACAGTTGAGGAACTTGCATCTATGTCTGATGAGGAAATGAAGGATAAACTTTATTCTATAGCTAAAGACATGTATGATAAAAAAGAAGAACAATTTGGCAGCGAACAAATGAGAGAGCTTGAAAGGGTAATACTTTTAAGAGTTGTTGATACAAAGTGGATGGATCATATTGATAGTATGGAACATTTAAAACAGGGTATAGGACTTAGAGCATACAAACAGCAGGATCCTACACAGGCATATCAAATGGAAGGTAGCGAAATGTTCGAGGAAATGGTAGAAGCTATAAAGGTTGAAACTGTTAAATACTTGTACCATGTTCAGGTTGAAAAAGCTCCTGAGAGAGAAAGAGTAGTAAATGTTGAACAAGTAAGTTACCAAGGTTCAGATGATGGAGCAGATACTAAGAAACAACCAGTAAGAAGAAAAACTAAAAAGATAGGAAGAAATGATCCATGTCCTTGTGGGTCAGGTAAGAAATATAAAGACTGTTGTGGAAGAAGAGCGTAA
- the prfB gene encoding peptide chain release factor 2 (programmed frameshift): MLIKVEEAAALVKEIENSTKEMRASLDLDKSRSRIDELERDMEEPDFWNDIKRAQEISMEVKFLKSRADRFKSIEGRLEDSKVLIEMCREEENEEEADELLNEVKDLNNEIEKFRIEILLSGEYDRNNAILTLHTGVGGNDAQDWTQMLLRMYTRWAESKGFKVTIVDMLPGDEAGIKSVTLNVDGEFAYGYLKAEKGIHRLVRISPFNANGKRQTSFASVEVLPQLTKSQDIEIRPEQIRVDTYRSSGAGGQHVNKTESAVRITHLATGIVVQCQNERSQHSNKETAMNMLKSKLVELKERMHKEKIEDLAGELKDMGWGNQIRSYVFQPYTMVKDHRTAVETSNVNAVMDGEIDDFIIGYLKKESSL, from the exons GTGCTAATAAAAGTTGAAGAAGCAGCTGCTTTAGTAAAAGAAATAGAAAATAGTACAAAAGAAATGAGGGCTTCTCTT GACCTTGATAAAAGTAGAAGTAGAATAGATGAACTCGAAAGGGATATGGAAGAACCTGATTTTTGGAATGATATAAAAAGAGCACAGGAAATAAGTATGGAAGTTAAATTTCTTAAGAGCAGAGCCGATAGATTTAAATCTATTGAGGGAAGACTTGAAGATAGTAAAGTACTTATAGAAATGTGCAGGGAAGAAGAAAATGAAGAAGAAGCAGATGAACTGTTAAATGAGGTTAAGGATTTAAATAATGAGATAGAAAAATTTAGAATAGAAATACTTCTTTCAGGAGAATATGATAGAAATAATGCTATTTTAACTCTCCATACAGGTGTTGGCGGAAATGATGCACAGGATTGGACACAAATGCTTTTGAGGATGTACACTAGATGGGCAGAATCAAAAGGCTTTAAGGTTACTATAGTTGACATGCTTCCAGGTGATGAAGCTGGTATAAAGAGTGTTACACTAAATGTAGATGGAGAATTTGCATATGGCTATTTAAAGGCAGAAAAGGGAATACACAGGCTTGTCAGAATATCTCCTTTCAACGCTAATGGAAAAAGGCAGACATCATTTGCATCAGTTGAAGTGCTTCCACAGTTAACTAAGAGTCAAGATATTGAAATAAGGCCAGAACAAATTAGAGTAGATACTTATCGTTCAAGTGGAGCAGGTGGTCAGCATGTAAATAAGACTGAATCTGCAGTTAGAATAACCCATTTAGCAACAGGTATAGTAGTCCAATGTCAAAATGAAAGAAGTCAGCATTCAAATAAAGAAACTGCTATGAATATGTTAAAGTCAAAACTTGTTGAATTAAAAGAAAGAATGCATAAGGAAAAAATTGAAGATTTAGCAGGTGAGCTAAAAGATATGGGATGGGGAAATCAAATAAGGTCTTACGTATTTCAACCCTATACAATGGTTAAAGATCATAGAACGGCAGTAGAAACTTCAAATGTAAATGCTGTTATGGATGGTGAAATTGACGATTTTATAATTGGATATCTTAAAAAGGAGAGCAGCCTGTAA
- a CDS encoding galactose-1-phosphate uridylyltransferase, whose translation MGIRKNLIKNAVVIVNKKRGERPNELTMEKKEVYECPFCPGNEHRTPVIIYDSKAPYNIRISKNKYPIVKEKNQDNEGIFGEHYVVIEGEEHDVNMHEFTKEKMKEIIKAYKHVVHKLYVDKDIKYVQIFKNCGKDAGASIKHPHSQVVGINLVPKDIADEIQRAEDFYKTNKTCIYCNILKSELKNRKRIVYEGKYFTAFCPNESLYQYKMTIIKNHHQSNFEFDDDEMMDLGNVILVSLKKLNNVKKNCSYNLCFHFIKDDNVFYHFYIDIIPRLNPLGGFELGTGIMINTVEPEVAAETLRNEG comes from the coding sequence TTGGGTATAAGAAAAAATCTCATAAAAAACGCAGTGGTCATTGTAAATAAAAAGAGGGGAGAACGACCAAATGAACTAACTATGGAGAAAAAGGAAGTTTATGAATGTCCATTCTGCCCTGGAAATGAGCACAGGACCCCTGTAATTATTTATGATTCAAAAGCACCTTATAATATAAGAATTTCAAAGAATAAATATCCCATAGTAAAAGAAAAAAATCAAGATAATGAAGGAATTTTTGGAGAACATTATGTGGTAATAGAAGGTGAAGAGCATGATGTTAATATGCATGAATTTACAAAAGAAAAAATGAAAGAAATTATAAAAGCCTATAAACATGTTGTACACAAGTTGTATGTGGATAAAGATATAAAATACGTTCAAATATTTAAAAATTGTGGAAAAGATGCAGGAGCTTCGATTAAACATCCACATTCTCAAGTTGTTGGTATTAATTTAGTTCCAAAAGATATTGCAGATGAAATCCAAAGAGCGGAGGATTTTTATAAAACTAATAAAACGTGTATTTACTGTAATATCTTAAAAAGTGAGCTCAAAAATCGAAAGAGAATTGTTTATGAGGGTAAGTATTTTACAGCATTTTGTCCAAATGAATCTTTATACCAGTATAAAATGACTATAATAAAAAATCATCATCAAAGTAATTTTGAGTTTGATGATGATGAAATGATGGATTTAGGTAATGTAATTTTAGTTAGTTTAAAAAAGTTGAATAATGTTAAGAAAAATTGCAGCTATAACTTATGTTTTCATTTTATAAAAGATGACAATGTATTTTATCATTTTTATATTGATATAATACCAAGATTAAATCCATTAGGCGGATTTGAACTTGGCACAGGTATTATGATAAACACAGTAGAACCCGAAGTAGCAGCTGAAACTCTTAGAAATGAAGGGTGA
- a CDS encoding M28 family metallopeptidase, producing MKKKLLFIPLILFALLFGISFYKYKNIHRFDYNAVKKNISLLSSSYFKGRMGGTLENEETARYIESQFKSENLEKFNSNYYYQVFKTSYPKKVAGTPYLKVINSSNNSLVKEYLYGKDFKEDMLSFKQNHAILYRNFKFAVAPSYLKIKCKDNTYVFYATENNDVSFRSSFDGDNPYSMFIITTKQTLNELKNYLINGYIVDCFIPYTNDSTNLKNIVGYIKGKSSKNPIVISAHFDHMGTDLNGTVYGGALDNASGTSFVIEMSKFLKSLGTPDRDIIFAAFNGEEFGLKGSSAFVDKYLPKLKDADVFNFDMVGSPKSAPLCLMGSKKDSSKTPLIEDTAAICKKDHIYFNYLFEDASDHSPFRKDKVSAITFCDNDTSRIHTPSDTYKYISADSINRCFDVSSKEIMRKAYGLNPLVLYNRQIMIFSLCGFIASFMIIIVVNLKNKAN from the coding sequence ATGAAAAAAAAACTTCTGTTTATTCCCCTTATTCTATTTGCACTTTTATTTGGTATAAGCTTTTACAAATACAAGAACATACATAGATTTGATTACAATGCTGTAAAAAAGAATATCTCCCTTCTATCCAGCAGTTATTTTAAGGGAAGAATGGGCGGAACCCTTGAAAATGAGGAAACTGCACGATATATAGAATCACAATTTAAAAGTGAAAATCTAGAAAAATTTAATAGTAATTATTATTACCAGGTGTTTAAAACCTCATATCCTAAAAAAGTAGCTGGTACACCTTACTTAAAAGTAATAAACAGCAGTAATAACAGCTTAGTAAAAGAATATTTGTATGGCAAAGACTTTAAAGAAGACATGCTCAGTTTTAAACAAAACCATGCTATTTTGTATAGAAATTTTAAATTTGCTGTGGCACCATCTTACCTCAAAATCAAATGCAAAGACAACACATATGTTTTTTATGCAACTGAGAATAATGATGTATCTTTCAGAAGCTCCTTTGACGGTGACAATCCTTATTCTATGTTTATAATCACAACTAAGCAAACACTAAATGAGCTGAAAAATTATCTCATTAACGGCTATATTGTGGATTGCTTTATACCTTATACAAACGATTCGACTAATCTAAAAAACATTGTAGGATATATAAAAGGTAAAAGTTCTAAAAATCCTATAGTAATATCAGCCCATTTTGATCATATGGGAACTGATTTAAATGGTACTGTATATGGAGGTGCTCTCGACAATGCTTCTGGTACAAGTTTTGTAATTGAAATGAGTAAATTTTTAAAATCCCTTGGAACACCTGACAGAGATATAATATTTGCTGCTTTTAATGGCGAAGAATTTGGACTTAAAGGTTCATCAGCTTTCGTCGATAAATACTTACCAAAATTAAAAGATGCAGATGTATTCAATTTTGACATGGTTGGATCACCAAAGTCTGCTCCCTTATGCCTTATGGGCTCAAAAAAAGATTCTTCCAAAACACCTTTAATAGAAGATACGGCAGCTATATGTAAAAAAGATCACATATATTTTAATTACTTATTTGAAGACGCCAGTGATCATTCTCCATTTAGGAAAGATAAAGTATCTGCTATTACCTTCTGTGATAATGATACTTCAAGAATACACACTCCATCTGACACTTATAAATATATCTCTGCAGACTCTATAAATAGGTGTTTTGATGTATCTTCAAAAGAAATAATGCGAAAAGCTTATGGCTTAAACCCACTTGTACTATATAATAGGCAAATAATGATATTTTCCCTATGCGGATTTATTGCATCGTTTATGATAATTATAGTAGTAAATTTGAAAAATAAAGCAAATTAA
- a CDS encoding Tex family protein: MKDISTRLAEKLNIKVTQVKNVIEMLDEGATVPFIARYRKERTGGLDDVTLRNLHEDLVYLRNLDDRKETVINSIDEQEKLTPELKDKILKAETMTEVEDLYRPYKPKKRTRATIALGKGLKPLADEILSGKFKGDIEEFAATFINEEKGVKSVEDALKGAEDIISEVISDNAEFRKWIRKYTYKSGIIETEGSSKEPTPYEMYYDFKEAVAKIPGHRILAINRGEKEKILSVKITCDEEKIINYLVLNCLVGNKVTDKYVEESVKDSFKRLIYPSIEREIRAELTEKGENSAIEIFKANLKALLMQPPIKGNAVLGYDPGFRTGCKIAVLDETGKLLDTATIYATAPQNDIEGSIKTLKELIYKYNVGVISLGNGTASRESEEVVARLLKEVKEEKGIDVYYVIVSEAGASVYSASELAAKEYPDINVSLRGAISIGRRLQDPLSELVKIDPKSIGVGQYQHDVAPKKLDESLKGIVEDCVNNVGVDLNIATPSLLAYVSGINANIAKNIVDYREENGAFKNRKELLKVKRLGPKAFEQCAGFLRIMDGDEVLDNTSVHPESYEKAKEFLKKLGYEEEDVKQGKLQNIDSMVKLLGIEKIAESLDIGVPTLTDIISAIKKPGRDPREEMPKPILKTGIMDIKQLKPGMTLKGTVRNVADFGAFVDIGVHQDGLVHISQLSDRFVRHPLDIVKVGDIVDVRVLEVDEKRNRISLTMKK; encoded by the coding sequence ATGAAAGATATAAGTACTAGATTAGCTGAGAAATTAAATATAAAAGTTACTCAGGTGAAAAATGTAATAGAAATGCTTGATGAAGGTGCCACAGTTCCTTTTATAGCAAGATATAGAAAGGAAAGAACAGGTGGATTAGATGATGTTACATTAAGAAATTTACATGAAGATCTTGTATATTTAAGAAATCTTGATGATAGAAAAGAAACGGTAATAAATTCAATTGATGAGCAAGAAAAGCTCACTCCTGAATTAAAAGATAAAATATTAAAAGCAGAAACAATGACAGAGGTTGAAGATTTATACAGACCATATAAGCCAAAGAAGAGGACGAGAGCAACTATAGCACTTGGAAAAGGGCTAAAACCTCTTGCAGATGAAATTTTAAGTGGTAAGTTTAAAGGGGATATAGAAGAGTTTGCTGCAACCTTTATAAATGAAGAAAAAGGCGTTAAATCAGTAGAGGATGCACTTAAAGGTGCTGAGGATATTATAAGTGAAGTAATATCTGATAACGCAGAGTTCAGAAAATGGATAAGAAAATATACATACAAGAGTGGGATTATAGAAACTGAAGGAAGCAGCAAAGAACCTACTCCGTATGAAATGTATTATGATTTTAAAGAAGCTGTAGCTAAAATACCAGGTCATAGAATACTTGCTATAAATAGAGGAGAAAAGGAAAAAATATTATCTGTAAAGATAACCTGTGATGAGGAAAAGATAATAAATTACCTTGTTTTAAACTGCTTGGTTGGAAATAAAGTAACGGATAAATATGTAGAGGAAAGTGTTAAGGATTCTTTTAAGAGATTAATATATCCATCAATTGAAAGAGAAATAAGAGCAGAGCTTACCGAAAAAGGTGAGAATTCAGCTATTGAAATATTTAAAGCTAATTTAAAGGCTCTTTTGATGCAGCCACCTATAAAGGGAAATGCTGTACTTGGATATGATCCTGGATTTAGAACAGGATGTAAGATTGCAGTTCTAGATGAAACTGGTAAGCTTCTTGATACTGCTACAATTTATGCAACAGCGCCTCAAAACGATATAGAAGGTTCAATAAAGACATTAAAGGAATTGATATACAAGTATAATGTAGGAGTTATATCACTTGGTAACGGAACGGCAAGCAGAGAATCTGAAGAGGTTGTAGCAAGGCTTTTAAAAGAGGTAAAAGAGGAAAAAGGCATTGATGTTTATTATGTAATAGTTTCAGAGGCAGGAGCGTCTGTTTACTCTGCTTCAGAGCTTGCAGCGAAGGAATATCCAGATATAAATGTTTCTTTAAGAGGTGCTATTTCTATAGGTAGAAGACTTCAAGATCCTTTAAGTGAACTTGTAAAAATTGATCCTAAATCTATAGGGGTAGGTCAGTATCAGCATGATGTTGCACCTAAAAAACTTGATGAATCACTTAAAGGTATAGTTGAGGACTGTGTTAATAATGTTGGTGTAGATTTAAATATAGCAACTCCGTCTCTTTTAGCATATGTATCTGGAATAAATGCAAATATTGCAAAAAACATAGTGGATTATAGAGAAGAAAATGGAGCTTTTAAAAATAGAAAAGAGCTTTTAAAGGTAAAAAGGCTTGGACCAAAAGCTTTTGAGCAGTGTGCAGGATTTTTGAGAATAATGGATGGAGATGAAGTACTTGATAATACCTCAGTTCACCCTGAATCTTATGAAAAAGCAAAGGAATTTTTAAAGAAGCTAGGATATGAAGAAGAAGACGTAAAGCAGGGGAAACTGCAAAATATAGATTCCATGGTAAAACTTTTGGGAATTGAGAAGATAGCAGAGAGCCTTGATATTGGAGTGCCAACTCTTACAGATATAATAAGTGCTATAAAGAAACCTGGTAGAGATCCTAGAGAAGAAATGCCAAAGCCAATATTAAAGACAGGTATTATGGATATAAAGCAGCTTAAGCCTGGCATGACTTTAAAAGGTACAGTCAGAAATGTTGCTGATTTTGGAGCCTTTGTGGATATAGGAGTGCATCAGGATGGTCTTGTTCATATAAGTCAGCTTTCAGATAGATTTGTAAGGCATCCACTTGATATAGTTAAAGTAGGAGACATAGTTGATGTTAGAGTTCTTGAGGTTGATGAAAAGAGAAATAGAATTTCATTAACAATGAAGAAGTAG
- a CDS encoding ECF transporter S component — translation MKNSKISNLIKISLLGVIAFILMFVEVSIPVFPSFLKMDISDLPALLGAFALGPVAGVIIELIKNILHLLRTQTAGIGELSNFLGGAIFVFVSGAMYKHKKTKKNAVVSLLSGIILMSVLESSLNYFVFLPLYETLLHFPIKEIVKMGHALNSSINNLNSFVVYSILPFNILKGVLVSVLTMAVYKSLSPVLHREAEGVVNKKAENAVK, via the coding sequence ATGAAAAATTCAAAAATCAGTAACTTAATCAAAATCTCACTTTTAGGAGTAATAGCATTTATACTAATGTTTGTTGAAGTTTCAATTCCCGTATTTCCATCATTTTTAAAAATGGACATAAGTGATTTACCAGCACTTTTAGGAGCATTTGCACTAGGACCTGTAGCAGGAGTTATAATAGAACTTATAAAAAATATTTTACATCTTTTAAGGACTCAAACAGCAGGCATTGGAGAATTATCAAATTTTCTTGGTGGAGCAATTTTTGTTTTTGTTTCGGGAGCTATGTACAAGCATAAAAAAACAAAGAAAAATGCAGTGGTTTCTCTTTTATCTGGAATTATATTGATGTCAGTACTTGAAAGTTCCCTAAATTACTTTGTATTTTTGCCTTTATATGAAACACTTCTTCACTTCCCTATAAAGGAAATTGTAAAAATGGGTCATGCATTAAATTCTTCAATAAATAACTTAAATAGTTTCGTTGTATACTCAATTTTACCGTTTAATATACTTAAAGGAGTTTTGGTTTCAGTATTAACAATGGCAGTTTATAAAAGTCTTTCACCAGTACTTCATAGAGAAGCAGAAGGCGTAGTAAACAAAAAAGCCGAAAATGCAGTTAAATAA